One genomic region from bacterium encodes:
- a CDS encoding SRPBCC domain-containing protein: MAGKSDVLAPIAPFVIAREFDAPRDLVWKAWTEAERLVQWTGPKGSTVKYSKMDFRVGGSFHYCLQFGEHEIWGRAYYREIVPPEKLVYVNTFSDEKGAITRHPLAPDWPAELLTTVTFTERHGKTTVAVEWIPINASETEIRAFEAGRDSMKGGWGGSFEVLADYLKHAQGA; the protein is encoded by the coding sequence GTGGCCGGAAAAAGTGATGTCCTTGCCCCGATTGCGCCGTTTGTGATCGCGCGCGAGTTCGATGCGCCCCGCGATCTTGTCTGGAAGGCGTGGACCGAGGCGGAGCGACTGGTGCAGTGGACAGGCCCGAAGGGCTCGACCGTCAAGTACAGCAAGATGGACTTCCGTGTCGGCGGCAGTTTCCACTACTGCCTGCAGTTTGGCGAGCATGAGATCTGGGGACGCGCCTACTACCGCGAGATTGTCCCGCCGGAGAAACTGGTCTATGTCAACACGTTCTCAGATGAAAAGGGGGCCATCACCCGCCATCCGCTCGCCCCGGACTGGCCCGCCGAACTTCTGACCACCGTCACTTTCACCGAACGCCACGGCAAGACCACAGTGGCGGTGGAGTGGATCCCGATCAATGCCAGCGAGACCGAAATCAGGGCCTTCGAGGCCGGACGCGACAGCATGAAGGGCGGTTGGGGCGGATCGTTCGAGGTGCTGGCCGACTATCTCAAGCACGCGCAGGGAGCGTGA
- a CDS encoding SRPBCC family protein codes for MPAHTADGATTVTDCEIIAVRQLDAPRDLVFQMWTDPEHLARWWGPSGFTTTTHAIDVRPGGHWRFTMHGPDGTDYENHIVYIEIVQSERIVYKHVPVPGAEPVSFEATVILEDINGKTRLTVRALFPSAKALEYVAAKYGAIEGMKQHLARLAESVSQLQKGTP; via the coding sequence ATGCCAGCACACACCGCTGACGGCGCGACGACAGTGACCGATTGCGAGATCATTGCCGTGCGGCAACTCGATGCGCCCCGAGATCTGGTATTTCAGATGTGGACCGACCCCGAGCACCTGGCGCGGTGGTGGGGGCCGAGTGGGTTCACCACAACTACGCACGCAATCGATGTCCGTCCCGGCGGCCACTGGCGATTTACCATGCACGGTCCCGACGGCACGGACTACGAGAACCATATCGTTTATATCGAGATCGTTCAGTCTGAGCGAATCGTGTACAAGCATGTACCAGTGCCGGGGGCGGAACCGGTGAGTTTTGAGGCCACTGTGATTCTGGAGGATATAAACGGAAAGACGCGGCTCACGGTGCGCGCGCTGTTCCCGTCGGCCAAGGCGCTCGAATACGTGGCCGCCAAGTATGGCGCCATCGAGGGGATGAAACAGCATCTGGCACGGCTCGCGGAATCGGTGTCGCAGTTGCAGAAAGGGACACCATGA
- a CDS encoding DoxX family protein — protein MTDSLLTGHWSAWGSRLLSLTRIVAAFMLIQNGMMKLFAFPIGMPPDDSVAVFPSQVWFGGVLETFGGGLLLIGLCTRPVAFILSGMMAVAYFQFHAPRSFWTVVNGGAPAVLYCFLFLYLAAVGAGPWSVDALIRKRSVNP, from the coding sequence ATGACCGATTCGCTGTTGACCGGTCACTGGTCGGCCTGGGGCTCACGGCTGCTGAGCCTCACGCGCATCGTCGCCGCCTTCATGCTCATCCAGAACGGCATGATGAAGCTCTTTGCCTTCCCCATCGGCATGCCTCCCGACGACAGCGTCGCGGTCTTCCCCAGCCAGGTCTGGTTCGGGGGCGTTCTGGAGACCTTCGGTGGAGGTCTGCTGTTGATCGGTCTGTGCACCCGTCCGGTCGCGTTCATCCTCTCCGGCATGATGGCGGTCGCCTATTTCCAGTTTCATGCGCCGCGGAGTTTCTGGACGGTGGTCAACGGTGGCGCGCCGGCAGTGCTTTATTGTTTTCTCTTTCTGTATCTTGCCGCAGTCGGCGCCGGCCCATGGAGTGTCGACGCGTTGATCCGTAAAAGGTCCGTCAATCCGTAA
- a CDS encoding DUF1428 domain-containing protein, producing the protein MARYVDGFVIPVAKRNLKAYLRLARKASRVWMDLGALEYRECVADDLDHKGMFYSFQKAARCKPGETVVFSWIAYKSRAHRDAVNARVMKDPRIARMMKAGKPPFDYKRMAYGGFTVKVAV; encoded by the coding sequence ATGGCTCGCTATGTCGATGGGTTCGTGATCCCGGTCGCCAAACGGAACCTGAAGGCCTACCTGCGGCTGGCGCGCAAGGCCAGCCGGGTCTGGATGGACCTCGGCGCGCTGGAGTACCGCGAGTGTGTCGCCGATGATCTGGACCACAAGGGCATGTTCTACAGCTTCCAGAAGGCGGCGCGCTGTAAGCCCGGCGAGACGGTGGTCTTCTCCTGGATCGCCTACAAGTCGCGCGCGCACCGCGATGCGGTCAACGCCCGTGTCATGAAGGATCCGCGCATTGCCCGAATGATGAAGGCGGGGAAACCGCCGTTCGATTACAAGCGGATGGCCTACGGCGGTTTCACGGTGAAAGTGGCGGTGTAG
- a CDS encoding SLC13 family permease, whose translation MNRATGQGLLGRRVGLILGPAGFIFLAFFTDLVPGNPMVSRTAGVTWLMAVWWMTEPVHLAVTALIPLVLFPLLGIAEGRAVAGQYTNDIIFLFVGGFMMALAMEKWGLLRRVALWIVGLVGVGPRRILLAFMLASGITSMWISNTATAMIMVPIAMAVIARARQDWPGEEGTRFATALLIGIAYSATIGGLATLIGTPPNLAFKRLYSLQFPDAPEISFFQWMLFGVPMAMVLMAVCWALLVAMFLRRLPKVGDAAAVFRAEYRQLGRMGYAERTVGILFVVLALLWIFRQDIVLGAFTIPGWNNLFPSPKMIDDGTVAMIIALLLFLIPSRGEPGERLLDWRTAVRLQWGVVLLFGGGFALARGMEDSGLSAWLAGQLRALEGVPPLVLVLSICMLVTFLTELVSNTACVQMVLPLLGTLSLAIGVHPLLLMVPATIAASCGFMLPVGTPPNAIVFGTGEVRVRDMIRAGLVMDLLSVLITALLVFALGGAVFGIR comes from the coding sequence ATGAACCGCGCCACGGGCCAGGGCCTGCTTGGGCGCCGTGTCGGTTTGATCCTCGGGCCGGCCGGATTCATCTTCCTCGCCTTTTTCACCGACCTCGTTCCTGGCAATCCGATGGTCAGTCGCACCGCCGGGGTGACATGGCTCATGGCGGTCTGGTGGATGACCGAGCCGGTGCATCTGGCGGTGACCGCATTGATCCCGCTGGTCCTTTTCCCGCTCCTGGGCATCGCGGAGGGGCGCGCAGTGGCCGGGCAGTACACCAACGACATCATCTTCCTGTTCGTCGGAGGCTTCATGATGGCCCTGGCGATGGAGAAGTGGGGGCTGCTGCGCCGGGTGGCGTTGTGGATTGTGGGACTTGTCGGCGTCGGGCCGCGTCGTATCCTGCTGGCCTTCATGCTCGCCTCCGGGATCACCTCGATGTGGATCTCCAACACCGCCACCGCGATGATCATGGTCCCGATTGCGATGGCGGTGATCGCGCGAGCCCGTCAGGACTGGCCGGGCGAGGAAGGCACGCGGTTTGCCACCGCGCTTTTGATTGGCATTGCCTATTCCGCCACCATCGGCGGTCTGGCGACGCTGATCGGCACGCCACCCAACCTGGCCTTCAAACGGCTGTATTCACTGCAATTCCCCGATGCGCCTGAGATCAGCTTCTTCCAGTGGATGCTCTTCGGCGTGCCAATGGCCATGGTGTTGATGGCCGTCTGTTGGGCGCTTCTGGTCGCGATGTTCCTCCGCCGCCTCCCCAAGGTCGGCGATGCCGCCGCGGTCTTCCGCGCCGAGTATCGTCAACTGGGCAGGATGGGCTATGCCGAGCGTACGGTCGGAATCCTCTTCGTTGTGTTGGCGCTGCTGTGGATCTTCCGGCAGGACATCGTGCTGGGGGCCTTTACCATACCCGGTTGGAACAACCTCTTCCCGTCGCCGAAAATGATCGACGATGGCACCGTGGCGATGATCATCGCGCTGCTATTGTTCCTGATCCCGTCGCGGGGCGAACCGGGGGAACGTCTGCTGGACTGGCGCACGGCGGTGCGTCTGCAGTGGGGCGTGGTCCTGCTGTTCGGCGGCGGGTTCGCGCTGGCGCGGGGGATGGAAGATTCGGGTTTGTCGGCGTGGCTGGCCGGTCAGCTGCGCGCGCTGGAGGGCGTTCCGCCGTTGGTCCTGGTGTTGAGCATCTGCATGCTGGTGACCTTCCTGACCGAGCTGGTCTCCAACACCGCCTGCGTGCAGATGGTCCTGCCGCTCCTCGGGACGCTGTCGCTGGCGATCGGCGTGCACCCGTTGCTTCTCATGGTGCCGGCAACAATCGCCGCGTCCTGCGGTTTCATGCTGCCGGTGGGCACGCCCCCGAATGCGATTGTCTTTGGCACCGGCGAAGTGCGGGTGCGCGACATGATTCGCGCCGGGCTGGTGATGGACCTGCTGTCGGTGCTGATCACCGCCCTGCTGGTGTTCGCGCTCGGGGGCGCGGTGTTCGGGATCCGTTGA
- a CDS encoding DNA-formamidopyrimidine glycosylase family protein, giving the protein MPELPDITIYIEALTARLVGQTVETIDIHNPFVLRSVTPPIAAAQAQTVRGVERLGKRIVIVLTGELYLIIHLMIAGRLRWGAPGRRPPGGKVTLAALYFANGALFLTEAGTKRRASMHLVMGDSALRTFNRGGLEVLDASLEEFVRRLRSENHTVKRALTDPRLFSGIGNAYSDEILHRGRLSPMAMTHRLSDEECARLHDAARTTLTEWIARLRKATAGEFPENVTAFHPQMAVHGRFGLPCPVCGSPVQRIRYADNETNYCARCQTGGKLLADRALSRLLKSDWPRSIDELDQ; this is encoded by the coding sequence ATGCCCGAACTGCCCGACATCACGATCTACATCGAGGCCCTGACAGCGCGACTGGTGGGACAGACGGTCGAGACAATCGACATCCACAATCCGTTCGTGCTGCGCTCGGTCACGCCGCCGATAGCCGCGGCGCAGGCGCAGACGGTGCGCGGGGTGGAGCGTCTCGGCAAACGCATCGTCATCGTATTGACCGGCGAGCTCTACCTCATCATTCACCTGATGATCGCCGGGCGGCTGCGCTGGGGCGCCCCGGGCCGCCGGCCGCCGGGAGGCAAAGTGACGTTGGCGGCACTGTATTTCGCCAACGGCGCTCTCTTCCTCACCGAGGCGGGAACCAAACGGCGGGCATCGATGCATCTGGTGATGGGCGACAGCGCCCTCCGGACCTTCAACCGCGGCGGGCTCGAGGTTCTGGATGCGTCGCTCGAGGAGTTTGTCCGCCGGTTGCGTTCCGAGAACCACACGGTCAAGCGCGCGCTGACCGATCCGCGTCTGTTCAGCGGCATCGGCAACGCCTACTCGGATGAAATCCTCCATCGCGGCCGCCTCTCCCCCATGGCGATGACCCACAGACTGAGCGATGAGGAATGCGCGCGACTCCACGATGCCGCGCGAACGACCTTGACCGAGTGGATCGCGCGGTTGCGGAAAGCGACCGCCGGCGAGTTTCCGGAGAACGTGACCGCCTTCCACCCGCAGATGGCGGTGCATGGCCGTTTTGGCCTCCCGTGTCCCGTGTGCGGATCGCCGGTGCAGCGGATTCGCTATGCCGACAACGAAACCAACTACTGCGCCCGCTGCCAGACCGGGGGGAAACTGCTGGCGGACCGGGCGCTCTCGCGGTTGTTGAAATCCGACTGGCCAAGGTCTATTGACGAGCTGGATCAATAG